In Candidatus Aminicenantes bacterium, the DNA window ACAGGGATGCCCCGATGCAGTCGTTGACCAATTGTACATCTTCAGCGCCTTTGGGCAATTTGAGAATTCTGGGGGCGAAATTGACAATGCCCTGGAAACCCAGCTCAATCAGCCGATCCAGGGTTTGCTGGGCGGCATCTTCCGGAACGGCAAGTACGGCGATCTTGATCTCCGGATGCTTTTTCAAATACCTTTCGAGCTCATCCATGTGCTTGATGGGAAGACTCTTGTCCTTGGCTTGCAGTTCCCGTCCCACCAGGTTGGGATCTATATCGAAAAGGGCGACAACGTTGATGTTGCGTACTTTAAAAATCTTGTACTGTGCCAG includes these proteins:
- a CDS encoding redox-sensing transcriptional repressor Rex; this translates as KKLEEITGVSCNQVRQDFFYLGISIGKQKKGYQVKKLFAELRRVLSIDRGADVVVVGAGRLGCALAQYKIFKVRNINVVALFDIDPNLVGRELQAKDKSLPIKHMDELERYLKKHPEIKIAVLAVPEDAAQQTLDRLIELGFQGIVNFAPRILKLPKGAEDVQLVNDCIGASLYKIIYQIYHQDSEE